DNA sequence from the Oreochromis niloticus isolate F11D_XX linkage group LG8, O_niloticus_UMD_NMBU, whole genome shotgun sequence genome:
TTTGCTGCTCTGGTAAATATTGTGACTCAGGATGCTGAGTGCAGGATtaaattctgtgtgtgtgtgttagtcacTGTGCTGTGTGTGACTCTCAGGTGCCAGAGTGCTCCTCAGTGGACTGTTTGACAACACAACTGTCAAAGTCCTGGATCTAAAGGTACCGCCTCCCAAATTAGACTCTCCACACACGGTGacactagttttattttattgcacaaTATCTGTGTGTCCTTaggttgtgtttttattgttcacAGGGGAATAACCTCAGATCATCAGGAGCCGAGGTGCTGGGACAGTTCTTGGCACAAAACAAGACGCTGCACAGGTGAGACTCATgctctttgtgtctgtgaaccATTTCATTCCTTTCCCTTATGGCTGTTAATAGTTGTATAGTACCGGTTCACAACAACAGATCGTAAGCTGTCTTTTAACAGCAGGAGACCTGCGAAAGCCCGCAGGCTGTGtgtagagacagacagacactttAGTGATCACACAGAATATTTAGTAGTTGAGTTGACCACACAAAAACCGCTGTAGTCACTTCTGTTTTTGGTGAGAAACACTCTGACACTTTGTATTTCACCACAAATGAGTTTCAATCAAACAACCAAGATGTGAACAAAAATATTGCATTTGTGGCAATTTTCAAACACATGAAAGACACATGACATGAAAGTAAGAACAGACAGCCTGTAGTGTGGGACATCATATATAGTCATTGAACTATTCTGTCTGTCCTGCTCCTGGAATTTGGAGGTCATGatactgaaaacaaaataaacccgTCAGAGAGACAGCAGAAACGTGACCAAATGCACAGTCTTATCATGCATTTCTGATCATTGAAGGAATCTGTCAGCACATAGTCTGAGTACTGAAGAGTGTGCCTAATTAACTGGCAGTGTTTGGTTTTTGCAGGCTGGTGCTGGAGTGGAATGCGTTGGGCGTGTGGGACGAAGCTTTCTCGCTCTTCTGCAGCGGTTTAGCTTCCAACTGCGTGCTGACGCAGCTGGACCTGCGCAACAATCAAATCAACCACCATGGAGCATCGGAGCTCGCTCTGGCACTCAAACGCAACAGCACACTGGAAGTTCTAGGTGACACTAACTGGTTAACGTCATGTACCGTATTGTTTGGTAGAGAACAGCTTTTAAGAGCAGCCTCCGTCGTATGGCAGCATCATAAGTTTAAGCTGCAGAGCCTGCTGTTGTCATCAGCAGATGGTCCATGCTAACTCCTCTTACATTACTTACTCAGATCTCAGGTGGAACAATATTGGTCTGCTGGGAGGCAGGTCCATGCTGGAGGCACTTCAAAACAACAAGAGCATAGTGCAGCTGGAGATGGCTGGGAACAACATACCCAGTGACACGCTGAAAGCTCTCGGTAAGTCCTACCAGAGGTCGTAACGCTAGCAGTATGGCTTTGTTAGCATTACTATAACATGGTTACGCTGAGAGCCATCTTTACCTTTCAGAGCAGGCCACAGGGCACAACTCAGACAGGCGGTCCACCCTGAGGGAGAGCCGCAGCCGGACCCAGGTCCTCAGCAAGGAGATTCAAACACTGAAGGAGGAGAAAGGCCGGCAGGTAACCTCGCAATCCCAAACTGCAGACACCACAGGTCGGCCATTCACCTCCAAAGTTTTGAattcaggaaacatttctcccagAGAAGCGATCAGAAGTCTACAACCTGTCTGAATATGGGACTTCTGATCCTCCCAGCACTTGCACCACCAGTAGGAAACCCCAGTGCGTGCACTCTTGTAGCTATAGCCCACTGTGATTACAGATCCAATCCAAGACCATAGGCTGGATTCTGTAATGGTTTATCTTCTGTGTAGTGATGCACCTTTATTTACTTTTCCATAGAGACAAATGCAAACAGCTGCACATAGTGGACACACAGCCTAGCTGCAGTAAAAATGACTCCCATAAATAGCCAAGACATGCATATCAGTACAAATCAGGTTAACATTTGGACTAAGCTGATAATGGTGGAGCGAGGGTTGAGGGAGTGTGATATCTTCACGGTTGTCTACACAAATTTTTAATGTGTAGTCAAATATTTCTGTGAGTCATAATGAACCACAGTAATGCCCAGTGGGGGTCAAATGTCCAGATAACCTACTCAGATTAAATacagttttttatttctaaCTTTTGTTTCAGTTCCTAAGCCTGATGGAGACCATAGACAGGCAGAGGGATGAGATGGGACGCTCCAGTAGGTGAGTGGTGACTCTGTGTGGCCATTGGCTAATAGCCTGGAAGATGGTGTGTGTGGAGACACCTGCATCCTCTTATGATTCTGTGACTTTTTCTCTGTCGTCAGGTCAACCTCCATTCAGATCGGCCAACTCCAGGAAGCTCTGAACGAGAGAAAGTCAGCCGTCAACTCTCTCACTGCAAAGTAATCGTTTCCTCCACCGTCAGTCCACGTTCAGTaaacagctgtgtgaaaataCTGCGCTGTAACATTAGAGAAGACAGCTGCTCGCATATGTGTGGGTGTTGCAATCATGCAAGAAGAATACACGAGGATCACTTTATATCAGGACACTTGGCACTCAAAAAAATGCTGAAATCTAGGGAGCGTTCTAAGCCCCTCCCCCAGTTAGCCAGTCATGTTGTGCTGACACGTGTGAACAATAGGTTGTAATGCTGTTAAACTGTATGTGTGCCCAGCAGGTGTGGAGTTAACGTGTCAGAGGAAAGCTCTTTACATATACTTCGTTACAGAGTCACATAGTGTTGTTTGCTTTTGACGTGTGGGTTTGAGTCCCACGGAGCACTGAAATGATCGTTATCCAAATAACTGCCTGGATTCGATCTCAGATGGTTACAGAGTAGCTAGAGAGACTTTTCTAGGATGCTCAGTCAGACGGTGGATGGAGGTTTACAATCTAGCAGAAACGCAGGGTTCTGACTTAGTTCAAGGCCACATCTGATAGCTTTCAAATGCTGGAAAAACACAGTACATGCAAAAATGCCCCCAGGAGGAGTTATTTCTGCCAAAGAGGGAATTTTACCAGCAGAGAAACAAGAGGAAACTTACAGAGTCCAGCCCTCCTCTCGTTCTAACCAACACCTTTACTATGAGCCACTCTGTAAATGTAGAAGCTCTGTTGCGTTAGGACACTGGGATGATGATGACTATGGTTTCCAGTATCCAAACATGATAACAGTTCTTTGTTTGTCCTATTTTCCTGACAGCGATATCATTCTGAGGAAATTTGCAGGAATCTCTCGAGACTTGGCACAGATGTCAGTTTGGACAAAGGATTAGCTGATTAGAGTTTGGTAGTCAGAGATTAAAGATCAATGTAACCGGGGCCTCCAAAACATGTTTTCCAAACATGCGTTTAACAGCATCATCTGTTGTTGTGCAGGCTGCAGATGACAGAAGCTGCCCTCGCACTCTCCGAGcagaaaaaccaaaacatggGAGAGCTGCTGTCTCGACTGAAAGCTGAGAAAGAAGAACAGAGGGAACAACACagcaaagagaggaagaaagagcaCGAGGTACAGAGTGATGGCAGCTTTACCTTTAAATGGTAGGACGCTGAAATACATGACCAGCATGCTACGTGGCCGATGAGGTCACAGAGTCAGCAGACAAATCCAGCAATACTAAAACATCATAACATCATGCAGAGCAGATGATATTATAGTCCTGCTGAAAACCCAACACTGCagttagctttctttttttcgcAGTAATTTTCAGCGACCATAGAGACAAAAAGGAAGTTTGACACTGGTTTGTAATTGTTAAGGAATAATAGATCCAGTCCTGGTTTAAAAGTGGCTGCATGACCACATCACATAGAGATGATGGAGCCAAGAGTCTGACACCATGATGTCAGGAAACAACATGCTGCCCGCATGACCAAGGAGCTCGTTGTGGCTGCAGGGAAGAGGCTGATAGCCCATCTTCATCGAGGGTGTAGAGGTGGAGAGAGTCAGCTGCTTCAGATTGTGAAGATAAACATTAGTGATGATGTTAGCTGCTCACAAAACAGCAAGACAATTtctacatacatacacatgtatgtgtatgtatgtgtgacatacacatacatgtgtatgtcacacatacatacacatgtatgtgtgacgtgtgtgtgtgacgtgtgtgtgtgtgacgtgtgtatgtgtgacgtgtgtgtgtattactgtCAGCTCTTCTCCTTCCGTTCTGTAGGACGCTGTGCTAAGACAGGGAAAACTCCTCAGAGACATCCAGAACCTGACAGAGACCAACGGTCAACTCAAGAATAACGTAGGAGCCCTGTCTTTTCACTTTCATCATTTGCACTTTGATATTTGCACTGTGAGCACTCTGGgatgttggtgtgtgtgttaggTGGAGGAGATGGAGCGCAGGTGTAAGTCTCAGCAGCAGCTGATCTTTGAGCTGAAGCAGGAGCTGACCACCAGCACAGCTGAGCTCAAGCTGCGACTAGCACAGGCTGAAGGTAACGCGTGTTATCAACTACGAACATATAGATTCCTTTTGTAACATGAACGCCAGCAGAGATTTCCTGTGTGTCTGACAGACCGTTTGGAATCAGAGAAGCGAAGGTCCAAGCAAGCCCTGGATGACATGGACAGTCTCCGCCAGAAAGAGGTGTGCTGTTGGGCCGCACACAACGCCACGTAGAAGAATCAAAATAAGAGTTCGAATGTGTTAATAATGAGAACAAAATGCACTATTTTAATAGATGGGGTCATTTTAACAGCATCAGTTACTGAAAGTTTATGTTCCTGTGAAGGTGGAGCATATAAACCGACATTTAGAAGAAAGTGAGCGGGCCCTGCAGGATCGCATTTTCAAACTGGAGGGACAGCGGATACAACTGGAGGAGGTCAGAGCtcacactgctcacactgcAATGTGACATACAAGTATTCATATGTTTACCACAATCAAAGTGATCCGTGCCATGTGTTACATCACCCAGATCTGTGACTCAGAGGAACTTGGCATACCCCATAAGATACACACTTGTatcatctggcttcatggacagatagagctgggtgtcaccTGCATAGCAGTgtaaatgtatgctatgtcttctaatgatgttgcctaagggaagcatgtataatgtaaacagaattggtcctagcactgaaccctgtggaacaccataattaaccttagtgtgtgaagaggactctccatttacatgtacaaattggagtctattagatagatatgatacaaaccactgcagtgcagtacctgtaatacctacagcatgttctaatcgctctaataggatattatggtcaacagtatcgaacgctgcactgaggtctagcaggacaagcacagagatgagtccactgtcagaggccataagaagatcatttgtaaccttcactaaagctgtttctgtgctgtgatgagctctgaaacctgactgaaacgcttcaaataagccattcctctgcagatgatctgttagcagtttgacaactactctttcaaggatgtttgatatgaaaggaaggttggagattggcctataattagctaaaagAGCTCTGCTCAggcttttaaaaattatttgtaATACCACCACCTTCAAAGCCTGTGCTGTGTAGCCTGCTAATGAACATAAATTGATCCTGTTTAAAACTGAAGCAGTAATTCATGGTAGGAAGGAGGAGGTCTAATAGAAATGTTGGTGTTTTAGAGTAAAAATTATTGAGGTAAGTTTGGAAAGATTATGGGAttgctgtgaatgttttataCCTGAAATTGTTATTTATAAAGAAATGTATGAAGTAAATGGACCCGTGCTCATACAGAGCTTTTCTAAAGCACTAAAGAGCTTTGTACAACACGCCTCATTTatccattcatacaagcactgtTTTCTATGCTGAAAtgttttctatctaacattcacacacattcatcctCCAGTGGATGCATTAACGAGCAGCTCGTGGTCAGTATCCTGCCCAGTGATATTGGCACGCAGACTGGCGCAGCCCAGGCTCCAGTTACCAACCTTCCAGTTAATAGATGACCTGCTGCAccccctgagctacagccaccccaccaGTCGTTACTAGTTAAGGTTAAAGGAATGCTTGGCTCAACAGAACTCTGACTCTGTGTCAGCCTGGTTCCTGTTCTGTTCATGTAAGGATCCAAAACTGGAGTGTCTCTCATTTTGATCTGTCACATTGTGAGTGGAAGCTATATACATAAACTGAAGGTTGTCAGTAGATGGATTAGTATGATATGATAATGGTGAGTAATCCAGGGGTGTGCGAGCTTTGACACACAGTTCTACCTGAATTTAACTTCGTTTCTTTAACATATTTAAGGTTCAGTGACAAAGACTGTGTGAGTCTCTGTTTATTTAAGGAATAAAGGGTCAACTTTCCCTAACTGTGTATTCCAGACAGTTATTCAAATCCACAAGCAAACATTTCTTTGCCACCGGGGAATTTCCCAGTTATCAGGCCAAACTGAAGGTGACTGTAGAGAGCATGGGACACCTTGGTACTGCAGAGGAGAATGATAAAACCACAGCTGctgcacacagtttaaaaaaacagtttcccTGTAATCTGGGAGCATTTGTACAGAATAAATGACAGTGAAGTGAAATTCTTCTTCATCTTACACCCAGAGTGGGAGTTAACAAATCACCCCGAATGTGTTTCTCACGATAATCTGTCGTCTCATCTGTTCCAGGAACTGAGTAAAGCTAAAGCAGCGTTTGTGTCAGAAAGGGCCCAGGCAGAGGAGGAGCTGGGAAGAGTGCGAGCTCAAGTGCGTTTGGAAGAGGTGGGTTCAAACTTTGGTCATTTACTGAGTCACAACCTAAGTTTTCAAAGTCATGGTTGTGAGTGGAGAATGAGCATCTCCACTCCGGTGGCcgtacttttctttttccaccCACCACTTTGTCTTTTACTAGCAGGACGAGTCATTTACTCAGAGCTCTGAGGAACAGCAGAACGTGGCTGAACCCCACAGACCCAACTGTCATCATGCTacgacactgtgtgtgtgtgtgtgtgtgtgtgtgtgtgtgtgtgcagagtcCAGCTCTTTAATCCATTTACAATGTCACTGTGTGCTgacctgcagaaacaggaagaagcaTCTCGCTGTCTGTGAATCTCTAAATCTTGTACATGAATTGATGACAGTCAGTTTCCTAGAGACTCCTTAAAAATGACCTTAGTCCTTAAATCCATTTTCAAGGGTCTTGAAAATGTTCTAAGTTGggtaaaaaaatctttttacttTGCTTTGACCTCCAGTGACCCTACAGTCATAACATCAGGCAGAGACGAATGAATTAcagtttacatttctttgtgATCATTCCTcatgaatgggttaaatgcaaaGGCTGCACCACATTTTATCTAATATATGAATATTTTGACGTACAGTGAGCACAAGTTCACTGTAGTGGTAAAGACAAAGAAACTGGGGGACAGCAAACTGACTCCACAGTTTCCTCTTTAGAATAAACGTTCTCTCCTTTAGTTACACAGACATGTCGATGTATCACACAACTGATCACAAAATCAATACGGGCAACCTATTGGGATTGCATCATGTTGTAAGTTTGCCTAATGTTAAAAACCAATGTCACCTGTAATTGCTGGGCTCTAATACCTGAGAAAGACCCCTCCACAGCATTTCCCTCTGTGTTGATTCCTCTGAGCAGCAGGAGCACGTCTCGTCCTTGGAGGAGAAGCTGCGCTCGGTGCGTTCATCCCTGCAGGAGGTCCAGCTGCACTGTTCCCAGCAGAAACAGACCATCTCTGAGCTGCAGGCCAAGAACAGCCAGCAGAGCATTGAGATGGACGGACTACGACGCAGGAtagaggagctgcagcaggtcAGGATGCACCACCTGCCTGTTGTACAAACACCACTCCAACTGTAGCTCCTGTATCTACAGGACAGAATTAGCAGAGTTTGGGCCTAGAACAGGTTTCAGCTGCCACACCTCCAACTATAAGACCTACCAGCAGAAGTGGCTAAAGTACACACAGTGTTTCCAGTGAAAAGTACACATACTGGTGTTAAACATTActcagtaacagtgaaacagtacaggctctgaaatgtactcaaagtaaggACATTACTGCCAGATGCTTTTGTGGAAAGCTAACTGAAGCTCATGCTCTATTAATATTACAATCAAATAATATTAGCACATAAAAGTAAAACCTTTGCCTGCACGGCTAAACAGAGAAATGAGTACACTCGGGGGTCAAAGATGGCTGTACTGGCTCCATGTTGCTGTTGTGAGCTGCAGCAGGTCTTCTTTCTctgcaggctgtgatcagctgacctgtgctgctgctgctctgaggtTTACTGCTCTTTGATTTGATGTGACACAAGCTATCTTGACTGATTTCCACTGCCTTCATGCGCactcctctgctgcagtgccagcttgatgctgAAGCACTGCAACCACCATTTGTGGACATCTACACCAAAAATGCCGTTCTGGACCATTGCACCCACTCTAATACCTGAGCATAGCTCCATAAATGAGACATCAATGTTATGATTTTGtctccttcatttctttgtagGCAGTAAACCTCGGTGATGCTAGATATACAGCTAGCTTGTGTCAACAGGAAGCCAAAAGACAGGAGCAGGCTTCTCAGCCCTGAAAGCACAGCTACCATAGTGTTGGCTGCATACCGCCAAGCATCTGTGCAGGCTGTTGACTGATGTAGCAGACCAAACCAAAGGCCACGTGAGAAATGAGCAATGTCCTAAAATGTCGGTCCAgttatccttgtcagggtcgcaggggggtggagcctatcccagctaccgtAGGGCGAGAAGCTGTCGcagagctaacacagagagacagacaaataTTCACACtcacaatttagaatcaccagttcaCCTTTcctcactaactgcatgtctttggactgtgccCAGAGACAACATgcagactccacacagaaaggcccagcCAGGCGGTGGAATCGAACtctgtgaggcagcagtgctaaccactgcaccactgtgcttatgaatgaatgaaagtaACCTTAGATATCAGCAAAGTGTTACTTATATTCATTCATGAGTCCGTTTCAGAGGCATGTGGTCTGTAAACACTGTGACCTGGACCTCCAGTGACACTGTGAGGAAGGTTGGAGGAACTTTTGTCCTGTAACTCAAGCATTAAACAGTCTGCCTTCtttcatctgaacaacattGTCTAAATTAGGGAAGCTCCTGACTCACAGTGgagctgaaaaaaatgaaaatatctaGACTGGACTGATTCCTAATCCTTGTCCTGAAAAGGCTTCACTTGATCCAGAATGCAGCACCAAGAGCTCTGGAAGAAAACTTGTTTCTACACactgaaagcatttttttcatCAGCTTTGAATTGttctaaaatttaaataaaatctgaaaaCGGAATaactaaaattgaattgaattaaagttGGAGCAGGGAGAAATCTGTACACTGACTAGAACAGTTACTGTCAACACGTCAGAGCCTGAAACGCTGTCAGTAAATTGGCCTTGCTAATCTGAAATCCCACTAgaagtgatttattttatttttatttttttttttagaaagaggggcaatacatattaatgaacattttaataaatgtaaatatgccagattatagccttgggctaatttccatctgcagaCCCTCTGGCAGGTTGGTGTTAAACACAAGTTAGtaaaaacatacagagacacTATTTACAGGTCATgtaacagagacaaaaacagtcATCACATTATACTAGAACAAACAAATGACAAGAAGAGTGGACACAGAGGACAGTATAGATAACAATAACGGAAACACATCAATTATATTGCACAAACCCCAGTATTGCATATGCCCTGACTGTCGTGATATTGCGTTCACCCATTGCACTAACAGTTGTTTCCCTTTTAGTAATACACTAACTCTTTTTCCCGTCCAATATAAAGCATGATTATTAAACATgatcacatgtttgtgtgtccctCAGCCGCCCTTTTAAGTGACTCTTAAAGATGGGTAGACTTGTACTTTCCCTCACTGACAGTGGAAGACTATTCCAGAAGCTCACTCCCTGGTATGACAGAGCATTCTGTGAAAAGGTGGTCCGCCTGAATGTCAATTCACAATCACCTCTAACAGTGGCTCGAGTCAGTCGAGACCCGGCAACACTGCTagatttttgtttaataaaatcacTCATTGGTGGAGGCGCCAGACCATGTATAACTTTGTATATTAGACAGGCagatttaaataatttgaaattagtaaaatttaaaaacttgtatttatctaaaATTTGACAATGGTGATATGAAAAAGGTTTTTTATCTAATATTTTCAATGCTCTTTTGTAGCATACTTCAATT
Encoded proteins:
- the lrrc45 gene encoding leucine-rich repeat-containing protein 45; the protein is MEDFRRIYLRLCKEGGVEPQEGVVAQLQESRSAQGSRLDLSGLSLSADTCSVLAKAFHKDTVFTEVSLSDCMLSEEGARVLLSGLFDNTTVKVLDLKGNNLRSSGAEVLGQFLAQNKTLHRLVLEWNALGVWDEAFSLFCSGLASNCVLTQLDLRNNQINHHGASELALALKRNSTLEVLDLRWNNIGLLGGRSMLEALQNNKSIVQLEMAGNNIPSDTLKALEQATGHNSDRRSTLRESRSRTQVLSKEIQTLKEEKGRQFLSLMETIDRQRDEMGRSSRSTSIQIGQLQEALNERKSAVNSLTAKLQMTEAALALSEQKNQNMGELLSRLKAEKEEQREQHSKERKKEHEDAVLRQGKLLRDIQNLTETNGQLKNNVEEMERRCKSQQQLIFELKQELTTSTAELKLRLAQAEDRLESEKRRSKQALDDMDSLRQKEVEHINRHLEESERALQDRIFKLEGQRIQLEEELSKAKAAFVSERAQAEEELGRVRAQVRLEEQEHVSSLEEKLRSVRSSLQEVQLHCSQQKQTISELQAKNSQQSIEMDGLRRRIEELQQELCRKDQEKVAEVSRVRVELQEQIGHLQAERTAQGALKEKINALERELKVLNSNHRETLLDKESEMSSMLEKLRLKEAEIHRMREDEANRASYLQSAVLSYIHGSPLGHHSSPQK